A stretch of the Halomonas sp. BDJS001 genome encodes the following:
- a CDS encoding RHS repeat-associated core domain-containing protein, with protein MSFRSLEGDPASKVIAYSYDAAGRLIGSQHGDHAHRYSVDAAGNRLEQGVDKQQGLTDNRLTQLNGARYRYDGAGNLIERQQPNGERLTLGYDGANRLVHLIHASELGATREATYRYDGLGRRISKTVRHTNGTTATTHYGWDGDRIVREETDNQRTTVVYEPGSFVPMLRIDDTQQGQVLSAYITDALGTPMQLVTPNGQPRWLAEPDDWAAVKNQRAVRNLTQPIRFQGQWHDEESGLYYNRHRYYDPQQGRYISQDPIGLRGGMNMYQYSVAPSIEVDPQGLSGVYGLGGGPYSQSNTVSRAAENIVITGEGNASAETFGGVFGQTVSTGLKFDNVGNAAWVMTECQQHGLGIFRGTGVGGNASVGSAPLEDGVSETWGPFVRGAVIKGGGASIDVGGGALAGASGWLGPSFGLAGGIQHCKTTTTVLRKGDREK; from the coding sequence ATGAGCTTCCGCAGCCTGGAAGGTGATCCCGCCTCCAAAGTCATCGCCTACAGCTACGATGCTGCCGGTCGTTTAATCGGCAGCCAGCACGGCGACCACGCCCACCGCTACAGCGTGGACGCGGCAGGTAATCGGTTAGAACAGGGTGTCGACAAGCAGCAAGGACTGACGGATAACCGCCTCACTCAGCTTAACGGTGCGCGCTACCGCTACGACGGTGCAGGCAACCTGATTGAGCGCCAACAGCCCAACGGCGAACGCCTTACCCTGGGCTACGACGGCGCCAATCGCTTAGTGCACCTGATCCACGCCAGCGAGCTGGGGGCGACCCGCGAAGCCACTTACCGTTATGACGGCCTGGGAAGACGCATCAGCAAAACCGTGCGCCATACCAACGGCACCACCGCCACCACCCACTACGGCTGGGACGGTGATCGCATCGTCCGCGAAGAAACGGACAACCAGCGCACGACAGTGGTCTACGAGCCGGGCAGTTTTGTGCCCATGCTCAGAATTGATGATACCCAGCAAGGCCAAGTGCTCAGTGCCTACATCACCGACGCCCTGGGCACACCCATGCAGTTGGTCACCCCCAACGGCCAACCCCGCTGGCTCGCCGAACCCGACGACTGGGCGGCGGTCAAGAACCAACGCGCCGTGCGCAACCTCACCCAACCGATACGGTTCCAGGGGCAGTGGCACGATGAAGAGAGTGGGCTCTACTACAACCGTCATCGGTATTATGACCCGCAGCAAGGCAGGTATATTAGTCAGGATCCGATTGGGTTAAGGGGCGGGATGAACATGTATCAATATTCGGTTGCACCAAGCATCGAAGTAGACCCACAAGGGCTCAGTGGAGTCTATGGCCTGGGAGGCGGGCCTTATAGTCAATCCAACACTGTGAGTAGGGCTGCTGAAAATATTGTTATAACCGGTGAAGGAAACGCTTCTGCAGAAACATTCGGCGGTGTATTCGGCCAAACAGTGTCGACGGGCTTAAAGTTCGACAATGTTGGTAACGCTGCCTGGGTCATGACTGAATGCCAACAGCATGGCCTAGGTATATTTAGAGGGACAGGCGTTGGAGGAAATGCGAGTGTTGGCTCCGCTCCCCTTGAAGATGGCGTTTCAGAAACTTGGGGGCCTTTTGTGCGCGGTGCTGTTATTAAAGGAGGCGGTGCATCTATTGATGTTGGTGGAGGGGCTTTAGCTGGAGCAAGCGGTTGGCTTGGGCCTAGTTTTGGCCTAGCAGGTGGAATTCAGCACTGTAAAACAACCACTACGGTTTTAAGAAAGGGAGATAGGGAGAAATGA
- a CDS encoding RHS repeat-associated core domain-containing protein — protein sequence MGSPVNPLLGAKLLPAETDFALPAPRPFVFSRGYLSSNEQIGALGQGWSVPGESLAISLKDNACIVHDAQGRRITFGALAPGQARFSPTEQLWIRRGGASIDEESNAPRWQALDETLRSDPERIVLSDASGLYYVFADNAASATEKAATDAGRWPLIEERDRNGYTTQYRWESGLLVTVIDSAQRHYQMVYDGLLPAMQGDTGQRLTGVKLVQEHDSESADEWLVRYSYSPVGDLIAVRHRHGEVVREFEWQAHMLTAHRVPGGMEAHYTWDRHAPDGRVVGQQEAGGLARSYTYHVDHTLVTDSLGREERYHFVGSGPGRRWTAHTRADGSRIEFRYDRAGLKVATVDPLGHETLIERDEHGQVIAQTGPDGTRWAIERDALGQPVSIEGPDDQRWQITRNDLGHPLEVTGPEGTTAFAYDNADLPDRPTTVTDAGGATHQREWNALGQVTAQIDCSQQRTEYAYDRHGYLASVTNALRETTRTQHDEMGRRIATQLPDGLYWHHHVDSLGRLVELEGPQGFRQQFFFDDHGRPAQRIEADGSQQFTAYDDVGRLSELTLGNGAVYRFAYDEMDRLASETGPDGREQQYRYDDAGRLIERIEANRPGPDGQPLVTRYDYDEAGRLTARHLPATEHAPASTEQYQWGANGQLLSVTNDHGEVTFSYDDAQRLIGEQQRHAGLAGESGWQWQHQHTLTANGAPQASQFGDLPALNWHTYGSGHLHGMSAPGLDLEIALEPDALHRETQRRLNSSDQAQPLILERGYTHLGQLDHLTLRGANSAASEQQYQYDALGRMSFRALQGDQSSKVIAYSYDAAGRLIGSQHGDHAHRYSVDAAGNRLEQGVDKQQGLTDNRLTQLNGARYRYDGAGNLIERQQPNGERLTLGYDGANRLVHLIHASELGATREATYRYDGLGRRISKTVRHTNGTTATTHYGWDGDRIVREETDNRRTTVVYEPGSFVPMLRIDDTQQGQLVSAYITDALGTPMQLVTPNGQPRWLAEPDDWAAVKNQRAVRNLTQPIRFQGQWHDEESGLYYNRHRYYDPLQGRYISQDPIGLNGGTNLYGYVTNPTEMVDPLGLYDNQPRQGNGGFGLMGLIAPRTMSGFAIHESDRDTLEQMADIQEFNRGAAVTAAYAPSVLAGAVISGPSVVSAGYAGYRSPVGQCIKEISQNVIFEAVTNMDDPSPSVPDAKTLAEENMRNRTEQVQRDTRPRVRIPDVLICKR from the coding sequence GTGGGTAGCCCAGTCAACCCGCTGCTGGGCGCCAAACTGCTGCCCGCGGAGACCGATTTTGCGCTACCGGCGCCACGGCCGTTTGTGTTTAGCCGGGGTTACCTCTCCAGCAACGAACAAATAGGCGCCCTGGGTCAAGGCTGGTCGGTACCCGGCGAGTCCCTGGCCATCAGCCTTAAAGACAACGCCTGCATTGTTCACGATGCCCAGGGCCGTCGAATTACCTTTGGTGCACTGGCCCCCGGTCAGGCGCGCTTTTCGCCTACCGAGCAGCTATGGATACGTCGTGGGGGCGCCTCAATCGATGAAGAGAGTAACGCGCCTCGCTGGCAAGCGTTAGACGAGACGTTGCGCAGTGATCCTGAGCGTATCGTCCTTAGCGATGCCAGCGGCTTGTATTATGTCTTCGCGGATAATGCTGCTTCTGCGACAGAAAAAGCCGCCACCGATGCCGGCCGCTGGCCCTTAATCGAAGAGCGTGACCGCAACGGCTACACCACCCAGTACCGCTGGGAATCCGGTCTGCTGGTCACGGTGATCGACAGCGCCCAGCGCCACTACCAGATGGTTTACGATGGTCTGTTACCCGCCATGCAGGGTGATACCGGGCAACGCTTAACCGGCGTTAAGCTGGTGCAAGAGCACGATAGTGAGTCGGCGGATGAGTGGTTGGTACGCTACTCCTATAGCCCCGTGGGGGATTTGATTGCGGTGCGCCACCGCCACGGCGAGGTAGTGCGCGAGTTTGAGTGGCAGGCGCATATGCTGACCGCCCACCGGGTACCTGGGGGCATGGAAGCGCACTATACCTGGGATCGCCACGCCCCGGATGGCCGCGTGGTCGGCCAGCAGGAAGCTGGTGGCCTGGCGCGCTCTTATACCTATCACGTGGATCACACCCTGGTCACCGACAGCCTGGGCCGGGAGGAGCGCTACCACTTTGTGGGCAGCGGCCCCGGCCGCCGCTGGACGGCCCACACCCGCGCCGACGGCTCGCGGATCGAGTTCCGCTATGACCGTGCGGGTCTCAAGGTGGCGACGGTAGATCCGCTGGGTCACGAGACGCTGATCGAGCGGGATGAGCATGGGCAAGTGATTGCCCAGACCGGCCCGGACGGTACCCGCTGGGCCATTGAGCGCGATGCGCTCGGGCAGCCGGTGAGTATCGAAGGCCCTGACGATCAGCGCTGGCAGATCACGCGTAACGACCTCGGCCATCCGTTGGAAGTCACCGGGCCGGAAGGCACTACCGCCTTCGCCTACGACAATGCCGACCTGCCCGACCGCCCTACCACCGTCACCGATGCGGGCGGCGCCACCCACCAGCGCGAGTGGAACGCCCTAGGCCAGGTCACCGCCCAGATCGACTGCTCACAGCAGCGTACCGAGTACGCCTACGACCGCCACGGCTATCTGGCCAGCGTCACCAACGCCCTGAGGGAAACCACCCGCACCCAGCACGACGAGATGGGCCGACGTATCGCCACCCAGCTTCCCGACGGGCTCTACTGGCACCACCATGTGGACTCCCTAGGACGCTTGGTGGAGCTGGAAGGCCCCCAAGGGTTTAGGCAGCAGTTCTTCTTTGATGACCACGGCCGCCCAGCGCAGCGCATCGAGGCCGACGGCAGCCAGCAGTTTACCGCTTACGATGACGTGGGCCGCTTGAGCGAACTGACCCTGGGCAACGGCGCGGTGTACCGTTTTGCCTATGACGAGATGGATCGCTTAGCCAGCGAGACCGGCCCCGATGGCCGCGAGCAGCAGTACCGCTACGATGACGCCGGACGACTGATCGAACGTATCGAAGCCAACCGCCCAGGCCCGGACGGCCAGCCACTGGTGACCCGGTACGACTATGACGAAGCCGGTCGACTGACTGCCCGCCATCTGCCTGCCACGGAACACGCCCCGGCCAGCACGGAGCAGTACCAGTGGGGTGCCAATGGTCAGCTACTTAGCGTCACCAACGATCACGGTGAAGTGACTTTTAGCTACGACGACGCCCAGCGGTTAATCGGCGAACAGCAGCGCCATGCGGGCCTAGCAGGTGAGAGTGGCTGGCAGTGGCAGCACCAGCACACGCTCACCGCCAACGGCGCGCCCCAGGCCAGCCAGTTCGGCGACCTACCCGCGCTTAACTGGCACACCTACGGCAGCGGCCACCTCCACGGTATGAGCGCCCCCGGCCTGGATCTGGAAATCGCCCTGGAACCCGATGCCCTGCACCGGGAGACCCAGCGCCGTCTTAACAGTAGCGATCAAGCCCAGCCATTAATTTTAGAACGCGGTTACACCCACCTCGGCCAGTTAGACCACCTTACCCTGCGCGGTGCCAACAGCGCCGCCAGTGAACAGCAGTACCAGTACGACGCCCTGGGGCGCATGAGCTTCCGCGCGCTACAAGGCGATCAGTCCTCCAAGGTCATCGCCTACAGTTATGACGCAGCCGGTCGCTTAATCGGCAGCCAACACGGCGACCACGCCCACCGCTACAGCGTGGACGCGGCGGGCAATCGGTTAGAGCAGGGGGTAGACAAGCAACAAGGACTGACCGATAACCGCCTCACCCAACTCAACGGGGCGCGTTACCGCTACGACGGTGCAGGCAACCTGATCGAACGCCAACAGCCCAACGGTGAACGCCTAACCCTGGGCTACGACGGTGCGAATCGCTTAGTCCACCTGATCCACGCCAGCGAGCTGGGGGCGACCCGCGAAGCCACCTACCGTTACGACGGCCTGGGAAGACGCATCAGCAAAACCGTGCGCCACACCAACGGCACCACCGCCACCACCCACTACGGCTGGGACGGCGACCGCATCGTTAGGGAAGAAACCGACAACCGGCGCACTACCGTGGTCTACGAGCCGGGCAGTTTTGTGCCCATGCTCAGAATTGATGATACCCAGCAAGGCCAGCTAGTCAGCGCTTACATCACCGATGCCCTGGGCACCCCGATGCAGCTGGTCACCCCCAACGGCCAACCCCGCTGGCTCGCCGAACCCGACGACTGGGCGGCGGTCAAAAACCAACGCGCCGTGCGCAACCTCACCCAACCGATCCGGTTCCAGGGCCAGTGGCACGATGAAGAGAGTGGGCTCTACTACAACCGCCACCGTTATTATGACCCGCTGCAGGGGCGGTATATCAGCCAGGATCCGATTGGTCTTAATGGCGGCACGAACCTGTATGGTTACGTAACTAATCCGACGGAGATGGTGGATCCGCTGGGGTTGTATGATAACCAGCCTCGTCAAGGGAACGGTGGCTTTGGACTTATGGGCCTGATTGCTCCACGCACCATGTCAGGTTTTGCTATCCATGAGAGCGACCGCGACACACTTGAGCAAATGGCAGATATACAGGAATTTAATAGAGGAGCAGCGGTTACAGCAGCTTACGCTCCTTCTGTTTTAGCAGGTGCAGTTATTAGCGGCCCCTCTGTGGTTTCTGCTGGCTATGCTGGCTACCGATCGCCCGTAGGCCAGTGTATAAAAGAAATTTCGCAAAACGTGATTTTCGAAGCAGTTACCAATATGGATGATCCATCACCAAGCGTACCCGATGCTAAAACTCTGGCAGAGGAAAATATGCGTAACCGCACAGAACAAGTACAACGAGATACTCGCCCACGAGTTAGAATACCTGACGTGCTTATTTGCAAAAGGTGA